One genomic window of Micromonospora sp. WMMD1128 includes the following:
- a CDS encoding DUF742 domain-containing protein translates to MADRDEPTGALVRPYAVTRGRTRPRLEIALEALVETTVRGRAVATGNGGQGREHQYIAALCDGRVQSLAEIAARMQLPLGVARVLIADMATDGLVAVHEPTILDDSDDAVGTELLERVLSGLRRL, encoded by the coding sequence ATGGCGGATCGTGACGAACCAACCGGAGCGTTGGTGCGGCCGTACGCCGTGACCCGTGGTCGTACCCGTCCCCGGCTCGAAATCGCCCTGGAGGCGCTCGTCGAGACGACGGTGCGCGGCCGAGCAGTGGCCACCGGCAACGGGGGTCAAGGTCGCGAACACCAGTACATCGCCGCGTTGTGTGACGGACGTGTGCAGTCGCTCGCCGAAATCGCGGCGCGGATGCAGCTTCCGCTCGGCGTGGCCCGGGTGCTCATCGCCGACATGGCGACGGATGGCCTGGTCGCGGTGCACGAGCCGACCATTCTGGACGACTCCGACGACGCGGTGGGCACTGAATTGCTGGAGAGGGTGCTGAGTGGACTTCGCAGGCTCTGA
- a CDS encoding thymidine phosphorylase: MSAFTAVDVIRAKRDGGELSDGQIDWVVDAYTRGLVADEQMSALAMAILLRGMTVPEIARWTAAMIASGERLDLSSVARPTVDKHSTGGVGDKITLPLTPLVAACGAAVPQLSGRGLGHTGGTLDKLESIPGWRAALTNDEFIAQLGDVGAVICAAGDGLAPADRKLYALRDVTGTVEAIPLIASSIMSKKIAEGTGALVLDVKVGSGAFMKNADDARELARTMVELGGAHGVRTVALLTEMSTPLGRAVGNAVEVTESVEVLAGGGPADVVELTLALAREMLDAAGLPDTDPAAALRDGRAMDAWRAMIRAQGGDPDAPMPTANEVELVTAAENGWVTEVDAYAIGVAAWRLGAGRARKEDPVSIPAGVVLHKRPGDQVRVGDPLFELRAEHAERIPAALDEARLAVRVAPTAPAGTPLVIERIG; the protein is encoded by the coding sequence GTGAGTGCTTTTACGGCGGTTGACGTCATTCGGGCGAAGCGGGACGGGGGTGAGCTGAGCGACGGGCAGATCGACTGGGTGGTGGACGCGTACACCCGGGGGCTGGTGGCCGACGAGCAGATGTCGGCGCTGGCGATGGCGATCCTGCTGCGTGGCATGACCGTGCCGGAGATCGCCCGCTGGACCGCCGCGATGATCGCCAGCGGCGAGCGGCTGGACCTGTCGTCGGTGGCCCGACCGACCGTGGACAAGCATTCCACGGGCGGCGTCGGCGACAAGATCACCCTGCCGTTGACCCCGCTCGTCGCGGCGTGCGGCGCGGCGGTCCCGCAGCTCTCCGGCCGCGGGCTCGGCCACACCGGCGGCACGCTGGACAAGCTGGAGTCGATCCCGGGCTGGCGGGCGGCGCTCACCAACGACGAGTTCATCGCCCAGCTCGGCGACGTCGGCGCGGTGATCTGCGCGGCCGGTGACGGGCTCGCGCCGGCCGACCGCAAGCTGTACGCGCTGCGCGACGTCACCGGCACCGTCGAGGCGATTCCGCTGATCGCCAGCTCGATCATGAGCAAGAAGATCGCCGAGGGCACCGGCGCGCTGGTGCTCGACGTCAAGGTGGGCTCCGGCGCCTTCATGAAGAACGCCGACGACGCCCGCGAGCTGGCCCGCACCATGGTCGAGTTGGGCGGCGCGCACGGGGTGCGCACGGTTGCCCTGCTCACCGAGATGTCCACCCCGCTGGGCCGGGCCGTCGGCAACGCGGTCGAGGTGACCGAGTCGGTGGAGGTGCTGGCCGGTGGCGGCCCGGCCGACGTGGTGGAGCTGACGCTGGCCCTGGCCCGGGAGATGCTCGATGCCGCCGGCCTGCCGGACACCGATCCGGCCGCCGCGTTGCGCGACGGCCGGGCCATGGACGCGTGGCGCGCGATGATCCGGGCGCAGGGCGGCGACCCGGACGCCCCGATGCCGACCGCGAACGAGGTCGAGCTGGTCACCGCGGCGGAGAACGGCTGGGTGACCGAGGTCGACGCGTACGCGATCGGGGTGGCCGCCTGGCGGCTCGGCGCCGGGCGGGCCCGCAAGGAGGACCCGGTGAGCATCCCGGCCGGCGTGGTGCTGCACAAACGCCCCGGCGACCAGGTGCGCGTGGGTGACCCGCTGTTCGAGCTGCGCGCCGAGCACGCCGAGCGGATTCCGGCCGCGCTCGACGAGGCACGCCTGGCGGTCCGGGTGGCGCCGACGGCCCCGGCCGGCACGCCGCTTGTCATCGAACGGATCGGGTGA
- a CDS encoding cytidine deaminase, producing the protein MGVVMEIDWERLRAAATEVMRHAYVPYSKFPVGAAALVDDGRVVVGCNVENAAYGVVLCAECGVVSSLHATGGGRIVALSCVDATGEPLMPCGRCRQLLWEQGGPECLVEAKGAPLRMAELLPHAFDVADIEAVTGEHPVPVVPDRLAAWRGRGTVFVHPDLSDGQQVWTAYWERSAGDTEGAETGVLEEGPTWDDPTGAIEWGLARTPRVVVVDASGAIFWAGEGEPPTEIPVRWG; encoded by the coding sequence ATGGGAGTCGTGATGGAGATCGACTGGGAGCGGCTGCGGGCCGCCGCCACCGAGGTGATGCGGCACGCGTACGTGCCGTACTCGAAGTTCCCGGTCGGGGCCGCCGCCCTGGTCGACGACGGCCGCGTGGTGGTCGGCTGCAACGTGGAGAACGCCGCGTACGGCGTGGTGCTCTGCGCCGAGTGCGGCGTGGTCTCCTCGCTGCACGCCACCGGCGGCGGCCGGATCGTGGCGCTGTCCTGCGTCGACGCGACCGGCGAGCCACTGATGCCGTGCGGCAGGTGCCGGCAGCTGCTCTGGGAGCAGGGCGGGCCGGAGTGCCTGGTCGAGGCGAAGGGCGCCCCGCTGCGGATGGCCGAGCTGCTGCCGCACGCCTTCGACGTGGCCGACATCGAGGCGGTGACCGGCGAGCACCCGGTGCCCGTGGTGCCGGACCGGCTGGCCGCCTGGCGGGGCCGGGGCACCGTGTTCGTGCACCCCGACCTGTCGGACGGCCAGCAGGTCTGGACGGCGTACTGGGAGCGGTCGGCGGGGGACACCGAGGGCGCCGAGACCGGTGTGCTGGAGGAGGGCCCGACCTGGGACGATCCCACCGGGGCGATCGAGTGGGGGCTGGCGCGGACGCCGCGCGTGGTCGTGGTGGACGCGTCCGGCGCTATTTTCTGGGCCGGTGAGGGTGAGCCTCCTACGGAGATTCCGGTTCGCTGGGGTTGA
- a CDS encoding ATP/GTP-binding protein: MSHRAPVPSGRVTSAKIVIAGGFGVGKTTLVGSVSEITPLTTEAIMTSAGVGVDDTRQVPGKTTTTVAMDFGRISIDRDLILYLFGTPGQTRFWFMWDELVRGAIGAVVMVDTRRLADCFAAIDFFEHRRLPYLIAINCFDGMQYHDPQDVRDALAISRDVPVVPCDARNRESTKHVLISLVEYVLTMRRSRAVAPA; encoded by the coding sequence ATGTCGCACCGGGCGCCGGTGCCGAGCGGGCGCGTGACGTCAGCGAAGATTGTTATCGCCGGCGGGTTCGGCGTCGGCAAGACGACGCTGGTCGGCTCGGTCTCCGAGATCACGCCGCTGACCACGGAGGCGATCATGACCTCCGCGGGTGTGGGCGTCGATGACACCCGGCAGGTGCCGGGCAAGACGACGACCACGGTGGCCATGGACTTCGGTCGTATCTCGATCGACCGTGACCTGATCCTGTACCTCTTCGGTACGCCGGGTCAGACGCGGTTCTGGTTCATGTGGGACGAGTTGGTCCGGGGAGCCATCGGCGCGGTGGTGATGGTCGACACCCGCCGGCTCGCCGACTGCTTCGCCGCCATCGACTTCTTCGAGCACCGGCGGCTGCCCTACCTGATCGCCATCAACTGCTTCGACGGCATGCAGTACCACGACCCGCAGGACGTCCGGGACGCGCTGGCGATCTCCCGTGACGTGCCGGTGGTGCCCTGCGACGCCCGTAACCGGGAGTCGACGAAGCACGTGCTGATCTCGCTTGTCGAGTACGTGCTCACCATGCGGCGCTCGCGGGCCGTCGCACCCGCCTGA
- a CDS encoding nitrate- and nitrite sensing domain-containing protein, with the protein MSKRPTTAGSFLSRLSRPASRLRDMPIWSKLGLIMIVPTIATVVVGTSGLVDHLETLNSANRAGDLASLIGYSGDLADTMQDERVGSVLFLGARETQTRAQYQEAYNRANQRVDQAKGPYSRQRGEISDLPRNFEVRLNEIDDQLKDLPATRSQVLNGKLKIDEAEKAYERLINDLLSIRDSATQLAGDNDLSDRMRAAAAVARQKEYLAQRRVVVHQALTQNQYSPALREQFIASGTAQAQALATFRSVATPADSEFFDQTVEGPDLRKADNLTGFMSANNSGSMANAPFGPDQWDQAMVGNAKLLRAVESRLDSNVVQRADELRSDTQRQVFLETGLLLTMLLLAILFAYLVARSMARSLRDLRQGALSVAQYGLPQAVARLRDPQVTGQLSPVQLANQIAEPLPVRSKDEFGQVTEAFNAVHLEAVRTAAEQAALRASVATMFVNLARRSQILVDRLIGHLDRLERGEEDPDRLAELFQLDHLATRMRRNDENLLVLAGADSTRVQREPAALIDVLRAAQSEVEHYTRIEFGVIDRDIEVAAHAVNDLVHLVAELFDNATAFSPPDSHVMVEARRVGDRASLYVEDRGIGISADQLHDLNERLATPPQVDVAVSRMMGLVVVARLAARHAVKVELRPAADRGTVADVTLPTTVLVPRALAGRGMPGPALPAAGPQQGGPAPAFGAGPAPAFGALAALGNGPHTPPPSHPGASGNQVTLGGRSFDPGHRNGAGTPANAGAGRAMPAWSDLTGANPSGGDGYPPRSANGQSIDPLPQRRHPGEGDPATGGQQPTIPRQLPSSPEARPYNPPPVSAPPVPPVSAPPLPPVSGTPFPGFSGRPVSAAPVSGHPVSGDPYSGRPGADDPYSGRPVSAAPVSGNPLPTRPVSAAPTSGQPAGGFPVSAPPAGQLPSRPAPAPHVGAPPVWPPVAPAEPAPAPATPERQSASLDMTTELPRVPRAETQPAAPEAAAPQPTAAAQPAAAPSTPAPAARPAAPQPAGNRQRYADETMELPIFRELESAWFRTRRPGPNDEAPATAPAQAAPANGAPTQQFAKVDTAGRPVPQTSATTGNTPMAQTPTAGGAPRDNRAANGNGRPAYAGGLPTRQPTSPQQPAPQQSSPWQTAADDGWRAASAATEVPVAETTQKGLPKRTPMAQLVPGSIDKPAPTVQRRTPEAVRGLLSAYHRGVQRGRNHPTDSNTTGPEGTPGGQQSSQSGSGPVAGSGQKEQQG; encoded by the coding sequence GTGAGCAAACGGCCAACGACGGCGGGCTCTTTCCTGTCGCGGCTGAGCCGGCCGGCGAGCCGGCTGCGCGACATGCCGATCTGGTCCAAGCTCGGTCTGATCATGATCGTGCCGACCATCGCCACGGTCGTGGTGGGCACAAGCGGTCTGGTCGACCACCTGGAGACGCTCAACAGCGCCAACCGTGCCGGTGACCTGGCCAGCCTGATCGGATACTCGGGCGACCTGGCCGACACGATGCAGGACGAGCGGGTCGGCTCGGTGCTCTTCCTCGGTGCGCGGGAGACCCAGACCCGGGCGCAGTACCAGGAGGCGTACAACCGGGCCAACCAGCGGGTGGACCAGGCGAAGGGCCCCTACTCGCGGCAGCGTGGCGAGATCAGTGACCTGCCACGCAACTTCGAGGTCCGGCTGAACGAGATCGACGACCAGCTCAAGGACCTGCCGGCCACCCGTAGCCAGGTGCTGAACGGCAAGCTCAAGATCGACGAGGCGGAGAAGGCGTACGAGCGCCTGATCAACGACCTGCTGTCGATCCGCGACTCGGCCACCCAGCTCGCCGGCGACAACGACCTCAGCGACCGGATGCGCGCCGCCGCCGCGGTGGCCCGGCAGAAGGAATACCTGGCCCAGCGCCGGGTGGTCGTGCACCAGGCGCTCACCCAGAACCAGTACAGTCCGGCGCTGCGCGAGCAGTTCATCGCCAGCGGCACCGCCCAGGCCCAGGCGCTCGCGACCTTCCGGTCCGTCGCCACCCCCGCCGACTCCGAGTTCTTCGACCAGACCGTCGAGGGTCCCGACCTGCGCAAGGCGGACAACCTCACCGGCTTCATGTCGGCGAACAACAGCGGCTCGATGGCGAACGCGCCGTTCGGGCCGGACCAGTGGGACCAGGCCATGGTCGGCAACGCCAAGCTGCTCCGCGCGGTCGAGTCACGGCTCGACAGCAACGTGGTCCAGCGGGCCGACGAGCTCCGCTCGGACACGCAGCGCCAGGTGTTCCTCGAGACCGGCCTGCTGCTCACCATGCTGCTGCTGGCCATCCTCTTCGCCTACCTGGTCGCCCGCTCGATGGCCCGCTCGCTGCGCGACCTGCGTCAGGGCGCCCTCTCGGTGGCCCAGTACGGCCTGCCGCAGGCGGTGGCCCGGCTGCGTGACCCGCAGGTGACCGGCCAGCTCTCCCCGGTGCAGCTGGCAAACCAGATCGCCGAGCCGCTGCCGGTACGCAGCAAGGACGAGTTCGGCCAGGTGACCGAGGCGTTCAACGCGGTCCACCTGGAGGCGGTCCGGACCGCGGCCGAGCAGGCCGCCCTGCGCGCCTCCGTCGCGACCATGTTCGTCAACCTGGCCCGCCGCTCGCAGATCCTGGTCGACCGGCTGATCGGCCACCTCGACCGGCTGGAGCGCGGCGAGGAGGACCCGGACCGCCTGGCCGAGCTGTTCCAGCTCGACCACCTGGCCACCCGGATGCGCCGCAACGACGAGAACCTGCTGGTCCTCGCCGGCGCGGACTCCACCCGCGTGCAGCGTGAGCCGGCCGCCCTGATCGACGTGCTCCGAGCCGCCCAGTCCGAGGTCGAGCACTACACCCGGATCGAGTTCGGCGTGATCGACCGGGACATCGAGGTCGCCGCGCACGCGGTCAACGACCTGGTGCACCTGGTCGCCGAGCTGTTCGACAACGCCACCGCCTTCTCCCCGCCGGACTCGCACGTCATGGTCGAGGCCCGCCGGGTCGGCGACCGTGCCTCGCTCTACGTCGAGGACCGCGGCATCGGCATCAGCGCCGACCAGCTGCACGACCTGAACGAGCGCCTGGCCACGCCGCCGCAGGTGGACGTGGCGGTCTCCCGGATGATGGGCCTCGTCGTGGTCGCCCGGCTGGCGGCCCGGCACGCCGTCAAGGTCGAGCTGCGGCCGGCCGCCGACCGGGGCACCGTCGCCGACGTCACGCTGCCCACCACGGTCCTGGTGCCGCGCGCCCTGGCCGGTCGCGGGATGCCTGGGCCGGCCCTCCCGGCCGCCGGCCCGCAGCAGGGCGGCCCGGCGCCGGCCTTCGGCGCCGGCCCGGCACCTGCCTTCGGCGCACTGGCCGCGCTCGGCAACGGCCCGCACACCCCGCCGCCGTCGCACCCCGGCGCCTCCGGCAACCAGGTCACGCTCGGCGGCCGGTCCTTCGACCCGGGCCACCGCAACGGCGCCGGCACCCCGGCCAACGCCGGTGCCGGTCGTGCCATGCCGGCGTGGTCCGACCTGACCGGGGCGAACCCGAGCGGCGGTGACGGCTACCCGCCGCGGTCGGCGAACGGCCAGTCCATCGACCCGCTGCCCCAGCGGCGTCACCCGGGCGAGGGCGACCCGGCGACCGGCGGCCAGCAGCCGACCATCCCACGGCAGCTGCCCAGCAGCCCCGAGGCCCGGCCGTACAATCCGCCGCCGGTGTCCGCGCCGCCGGTCCCGCCGGTGTCCGCGCCGCCGCTGCCGCCGGTGTCCGGCACCCCGTTCCCAGGGTTCTCGGGCCGTCCGGTCTCGGCCGCGCCGGTCTCCGGTCACCCGGTCTCGGGTGACCCGTACTCGGGCCGCCCGGGGGCGGACGACCCGTACTCGGGCCGCCCGGTCTCGGCCGCGCCGGTCTCGGGCAACCCACTTCCGACCCGGCCGGTGTCGGCCGCGCCGACCTCCGGCCAGCCCGCCGGTGGTTTCCCGGTGTCCGCGCCGCCGGCCGGCCAACTGCCGTCGCGCCCGGCTCCCGCGCCGCACGTGGGCGCCCCGCCGGTCTGGCCGCCGGTCGCCCCGGCCGAGCCGGCCCCGGCTCCGGCGACGCCGGAGCGGCAGTCCGCCAGCCTGGACATGACCACCGAGCTGCCCCGGGTCCCGCGCGCCGAGACCCAGCCGGCGGCTCCGGAGGCGGCGGCTCCGCAGCCGACCGCCGCCGCCCAACCGGCCGCCGCGCCGTCGACGCCGGCCCCCGCGGCGCGACCCGCCGCACCGCAGCCGGCCGGCAACCGCCAGCGGTACGCGGACGAGACGATGGAGCTGCCGATCTTCCGGGAGCTCGAGTCCGCCTGGTTCCGCACCCGCCGACCGGGGCCGAACGACGAGGCGCCGGCGACGGCACCGGCGCAGGCCGCGCCGGCGAACGGCGCCCCCACCCAGCAGTTCGCCAAGGTGGACACCGCCGGCCGGCCCGTACCGCAGACATCCGCGACGACAGGTAACACACCGATGGCGCAGACTCCGACAGCCGGCGGAGCGCCGCGGGACAACCGGGCGGCGAACGGCAACGGCCGTCCCGCGTACGCCGGAGGGTTGCCCACCCGGCAGCCGACGTCGCCGCAGCAGCCCGCACCGCAGCAGTCCTCGCCATGGCAGACCGCGGCCGACGACGGCTGGCGGGCCGCCTCGGCGGCCACCGAGGTCCCGGTCGCGGAGACCACCCAGAAGGGCCTGCCGAAGCGAACGCCGATGGCACAGCTCGTGCCGGGCAGCATCGACAAGCCGGCGCCGACCGTGCAGCGGCGGACGCCGGAGGCCGTACGGGGTCTGCTCTCGGCCTACCATCGAGGTGTCCAGCGGGGCCGCAACCACCCCACCGACAGCAACACGACCGGCCCGGAGGGCACTCCGGGCGGGCAGCAGTCCTCGCAGTCTGGCTCAGGCCCGGTGGCCGGGAGCGGGCAGAAGGAGCAACAAGGATGA
- a CDS encoding PPOX class F420-dependent oxidoreductase, producing MATSERLWELFGSHGRGVLATLRRDGRPQLSNLDYLAEPGLIRCSTTGDRAKVRNLRRDPRASFHVTTADGGAYAVAEGTVTLTSPAAATDDATVEELVEVYRRIRGEHPDWADYRAAMVADGRLVLRLAVERVYGWRP from the coding sequence ATGGCAACCAGTGAGCGACTGTGGGAACTGTTCGGATCACACGGTCGCGGGGTCCTGGCCACCCTGCGCCGCGACGGCCGCCCCCAGCTCTCCAACCTCGACTACCTGGCCGAGCCGGGCCTGATCCGGTGCTCCACCACGGGCGACCGGGCGAAGGTGCGCAACCTACGCCGCGACCCCCGGGCCAGCTTCCACGTGACCACCGCCGACGGCGGGGCGTACGCGGTGGCCGAGGGCACTGTGACGCTGACCTCGCCGGCCGCCGCGACCGACGACGCGACGGTCGAGGAGCTGGTCGAGGTCTATCGCCGGATCCGCGGCGAGCATCCCGACTGGGCGGACTACCGGGCCGCCATGGTCGCCGACGGCCGCCTGGTGCTGCGCCTGGCGGTCGAGCGGGTGTACGGCTGGCGGCCCTGA
- a CDS encoding DUF4272 domain-containing protein — MRVSAPDPRAVREASLDELSRLGLPLPPPQFPLVWEPGDEIELRPTPDIEARIAVLHVILARCFGMPAQAAMGWLLESHLVEMVTPPEWQFVMGGRGDHRSFVLHHDALFSLAWVLGLAKQLDPTVPVDERLVERMPNLVTGETFPQWRARILAAPQHPADAAALLDLHYCLDWAYLETERAGQALPGLVDANAIGQRRWALEWAVVLRGPYHDEPPGWEEVDLST, encoded by the coding sequence TTGCGCGTATCCGCTCCCGACCCCCGGGCCGTCCGTGAGGCGAGCCTCGACGAGCTGTCCCGGCTGGGTCTTCCGCTGCCGCCGCCGCAGTTCCCGCTGGTCTGGGAGCCGGGCGACGAGATCGAGCTACGCCCGACGCCGGATATCGAGGCCCGGATAGCGGTGCTGCACGTGATCCTGGCCCGCTGCTTCGGGATGCCCGCGCAGGCGGCGATGGGCTGGCTGCTGGAGTCGCACCTGGTGGAGATGGTGACGCCGCCGGAGTGGCAGTTCGTGATGGGCGGCCGGGGCGATCACCGCTCGTTCGTGCTGCACCACGACGCGCTCTTCTCGCTTGCCTGGGTGCTCGGCCTGGCCAAGCAACTGGACCCGACCGTGCCGGTGGACGAGCGCCTGGTCGAGCGGATGCCGAACCTGGTCACGGGCGAGACGTTCCCGCAGTGGCGGGCCCGCATCCTGGCCGCTCCGCAGCATCCCGCCGACGCCGCCGCCCTGCTCGACCTGCACTACTGCCTGGACTGGGCCTACCTGGAGACCGAGCGGGCCGGCCAGGCGCTGCCCGGGCTCGTGGACGCGAACGCGATCGGGCAGCGCCGGTGGGCGCTGGAGTGGGCGGTGGTGCTGCGTGGGCCGTACCACGACGAGCCGCCGGGCTGGGAAGAGGTCGACCTGTCGACCTAA
- a CDS encoding putative RNA methyltransferase, with protein MLPSVLARLRCPVCGEPLAETTAGTTRALRCPRRHSFDTARQGYVNLLAGRAPHSGDNAEMVAARADFLAAGHYDTVAAALAAAATAVAPDDPYPLVVEPGAGTGHYLAAVLAALPDAAGLALDVSKPALRRAARAHPRAAAALADTWQRLPLADRSTAVLLNVFAPRNGPEFHRVLDPDGALLLVTPTPDHLGELVEALDLLRVDPAKADRVAGSLGGHFVEESATEHRARLALTRTEVTTLVGMGPSAWHADPERLAARIAALPEPTPVTLAVRLGTHRPR; from the coding sequence CTGCTCCCGTCGGTGCTGGCGCGGCTGCGCTGCCCGGTCTGCGGCGAGCCGCTGGCCGAGACCACCGCCGGCACCACCCGCGCGCTGCGCTGCCCGCGCCGGCACAGCTTCGACACCGCCCGGCAGGGATACGTCAACCTGCTCGCCGGCCGGGCCCCGCACAGCGGGGACAACGCGGAGATGGTCGCCGCCCGGGCCGACTTCCTCGCCGCCGGCCACTACGACACCGTGGCCGCCGCACTCGCCGCCGCCGCGACGGCGGTCGCGCCCGACGACCCGTACCCCCTGGTGGTGGAGCCCGGCGCCGGGACCGGGCACTACCTCGCCGCGGTGCTTGCGGCGCTGCCGGACGCCGCCGGCCTGGCCCTGGACGTCTCCAAGCCGGCGCTGCGTCGCGCGGCCCGGGCGCACCCGCGGGCCGCCGCCGCGCTCGCCGACACCTGGCAGCGGCTGCCCCTGGCCGACCGGTCCACCGCCGTGCTGCTGAACGTCTTCGCGCCGCGCAACGGCCCGGAGTTCCACCGGGTGCTCGACCCGGACGGCGCGCTGCTTTTGGTCACCCCGACCCCCGACCACCTCGGCGAACTGGTCGAGGCGCTCGACCTGCTGCGGGTGGACCCGGCCAAGGCCGACCGGGTCGCCGGCAGTCTGGGCGGGCACTTCGTCGAGGAGTCCGCCACCGAGCACCGGGCCCGGCTGGCGCTGACCCGCACCGAGGTCACCACGCTTGTCGGAATGGGTCCCAGCGCCTGGCACGCCGACCCGGAACGGCTCGCCGCGCGGATCGCCGCGCTGCCCGAGCCGACGCCTGTCACGCTCGCCGTCCGGCTCGGCACACACCGCCCCCGTTAG
- a CDS encoding adenosine deaminase, with the protein MVAISYEDIVKVPKALLHDHLDGGLRPATIVELAAEADHELPTTDAEALGRWFAEAANSGSLERYLETFAHTVAVMQTAPALRRVARECALDLAADGVVYAEVRFAPEQHLERNLTLDEVVEAVVTGFREGSALAGEAGTPIRIGTLLTAMRHAARSQEIAELSVRHRDTGVVGFDIAGAEAGFPPTRHLDAFEYLQRENFHFTIHAGEAFGLPSIWQAIQWCGADRLGHGVRIVDDIVPGNPPALGRLAAYVRDKRIPLELCPSSNVQTGAAASIADHPIGLLRDLRFRVTVNTDNRLMSGTSMSREMALLVEAFGYGWKELQWFTINAMKSAFIPFDERLRIIDEVIKPAYAKLIG; encoded by the coding sequence ATGGTCGCAATCTCGTACGAGGACATCGTCAAGGTCCCGAAGGCGCTGCTGCACGATCACCTCGACGGCGGCCTGCGGCCCGCGACGATCGTCGAGCTGGCCGCCGAGGCCGACCACGAGCTGCCCACCACCGACGCGGAAGCGCTCGGTCGCTGGTTCGCCGAGGCGGCGAACTCCGGCTCGCTGGAGCGCTACCTGGAGACGTTCGCGCACACCGTGGCCGTGATGCAGACCGCGCCGGCGTTACGCCGGGTGGCTCGGGAGTGCGCGCTGGACCTGGCCGCCGACGGCGTCGTCTACGCCGAGGTCCGGTTCGCGCCCGAGCAGCACCTGGAGCGGAACCTGACCCTGGACGAGGTGGTCGAGGCGGTGGTCACCGGGTTCCGGGAGGGCAGCGCGCTGGCCGGCGAGGCGGGCACGCCCATCCGGATCGGCACCCTGCTCACCGCGATGCGGCACGCGGCCCGCTCGCAGGAGATCGCCGAGCTGTCCGTGCGGCACCGGGACACCGGCGTGGTCGGCTTCGACATCGCCGGCGCCGAGGCCGGTTTCCCGCCCACCCGGCACCTGGACGCGTTCGAATACCTCCAGCGGGAGAACTTCCACTTCACCATCCACGCCGGCGAGGCGTTCGGGCTGCCATCGATCTGGCAGGCGATCCAGTGGTGCGGCGCGGACCGGCTGGGCCACGGCGTCCGCATCGTCGACGACATCGTTCCGGGCAACCCGCCCGCGTTGGGTCGGCTGGCCGCGTACGTGCGGGACAAACGGATCCCGTTGGAGCTGTGCCCGTCGTCGAACGTGCAGACCGGCGCGGCGGCGTCGATCGCCGACCATCCGATCGGGCTGCTGCGCGACCTGCGCTTCCGGGTGACGGTCAACACCGACAACCGGCTGATGAGCGGCACCTCGATGTCCCGGGAGATGGCGCTGCTGGTGGAGGCGTTCGGCTACGGCTGGAAGGAGCTCCAGTGGTTCACCATCAACGCGATGAAGAGCGCCTTCATCCCGTTCGACGAGCGTCTGCGGATCATCGATGAGGTGATCAAGCCGGCGTACGCGAAGCTGATCGGCTGA
- a CDS encoding roadblock/LC7 domain-containing protein, whose translation MTTTQDLGWLLANFADRVPGVAHAVAVSADGLLLASSRDLPRDRADQLAAISSGLVSLTQGAARCFEGGAVLQTVVEMDNGFLFLMSISDGSSFAVLAARSCDVGQVGYEMALLVDRVGDALTPQPRAAVGMMG comes from the coding sequence ATGACTACTACGCAGGATCTCGGATGGCTGCTCGCCAACTTCGCCGACCGGGTGCCCGGGGTGGCGCACGCGGTCGCGGTCTCGGCCGACGGCCTGCTTCTGGCCTCGTCCCGTGACCTTCCGCGGGACCGCGCCGACCAGCTCGCGGCCATCTCCTCGGGTCTGGTCAGCCTGACCCAGGGCGCGGCGCGGTGCTTCGAAGGCGGGGCGGTGCTGCAGACAGTCGTCGAGATGGACAACGGCTTCCTGTTCCTGATGTCCATCTCCGACGGCTCGTCGTTCGCGGTGCTCGCGGCGCGGAGCTGCGACGTGGGTCAGGTCGGGTATGAGATGGCCCTGCTCGTCGACCGGGTGGGCGATGCCCTGACGCCACAGCCGCGCGCGGCTGTGGGGATGATGGGCTGA